The segment CAGTCCGCTAGCGGTCAGTATGTTGGAGAAGTCGTATGAAGTCTCCTCTTCCTCCTCTTTGACTTTGTTATTCTGCTGCTTGCCCTTTTGTGCCGGTTCGTCGGAGTTAGCTTCTTTGTGAGACTCGCCTAGTACCTCACCAAGTAGTGAGTCCGCATCGGGATGGGTAAAGACCATGGGAGTCTCCTCCTGTTGCTCCTCCTCTGCGTCTTGCTTAGCTTGAGGACGCCTCTCCTCTTTATCAGACTTGTCAGACTGGTTCGTTGGCTCCTGTCGTTTGTTATTCCGATTGTTGCGCTCCTTATTATTGTTACGCTTCGGACGGTTAGACTCTTGAGCCTTAGTCTCCGTCTCTGGCTCCTTCTCTTCGGACTGAGTAGCCGCTGCCTTCTCAACGATAGCGATAGCTGCTTGGCGATCTATCTCAGTGGGCTGGTTGGTTGCATCGCCTTTGTCCGTTTTAGAGGTGCGCTTGTTCTGTCGCGAGTTCGATCGATCCTTTTGCTCAGGCTTGTTTTTCTCGTCTTTAGCGTCCGTTTTCTCCTCTTTGTTTGAACGGTTATTGCGGGAGTTGCTCTGTCGCTCTTTGCGCTTATTGCTCTGCTGCTGCTCTACTGTTTGGGTGGCTACAGCTTCTGCCTGAGCGTCTAGAATTTGGTAAATGACCTCTTTCTTTTCGGAGGCCATCTTGGTAATCTCTAGCTGGGAAGCAACTTCTTTGAGCTGCTCTTCCGTCATACCATTGAGATCTACGATGGTGTACTTCTGCATGATGTACTTATGTTATGCTGGATAAATGCACCTTACGGCTTGTTGCAAAGGGCTATCATGCTACAATGCTGAGCCTCAGAAAGCTACATGTGAGATGATAGAGGCAACGGAATCAACTGTCTAGCAGGCGCTGTGGCGAGACAGCTGGCTAGCATAATGACCGACCTAAGTAAGGTGTGTAATGTGTGAATAGGCTGAGTGATGGGTCAGTCCTGTCTGATATGGGACGCTCTGCTCGGTCGTTGTCATCTAGGTCGATACAGAGCCAGAGCTACTTCCGCAGCAGATCGGAAGCCTCTCCATACAAGCTGTGTCCTATTGTGCAACTCTTTGTATCTGTACAGCTCAGGAGTGCGTCGATCTAGTGACTCATCCACTTCTAGAGACAAAGGTACGAAAAAGTGTTCAAATAAAGCATCTCTTCTCTCTCTCAGGTCAAATAGCAGATTGGGTAGCCCGATAAGACAAATAGCGATTTGCGTAATTGATGGTTCATCGGGAATCACTCTCATTGAAAGGGACAGGAGGAGAGCTAGGGGGGATATTCTAATCAACTGAGACTATAAAACAGGATATCCACGTGGGGATTCTCAATTCTCCACGTGGATATTTTTTATTCTCCACGTGGGGACGAAACGATTCCTCCGAAGTTTCATTTGATTCCTCCGAAGTTTTATTTCGTCCCTACGTGGGAAATTTTTATTCTCCACGTGGAGATTTGAAAATTTCCACGTAGGAAAGCGATTGGCTGTTGACGATTGGCTAGAGGCACTAGTGCCACTAGAAAAATCTCTAACCTCTAATCTCTAACTTCTAACCTCTAATTTCGTATCTTTGTAACAGTACCAACCATTTTTCTTACGCTTATGTCTATCATGAAGGGACTCGTGCCTGAGTTTTTTCTCTCTCTACGTGGTTACTCACGACAGAACTTTGTCAAGGATCTCACAGCGGGTATCATCGTTGGGGTCGTCGCCCTGCCACTAGCTATCGCCTTCGGTATCGCTAGCGGGGTCTCACCGACGGAGGGCTTGCTGACGGCTATCATCGGTGGTTTCCTCGTCTCGCTACTAGGTGGTAGCAAGGTGCAGATCGGAGGACCAACGGGCGCATTTATCGTGATCGTCTATGGGATCATCCAGCAGCACGGCTTGGACGGGCTAGCCATTGCGACCATTATGGCGGGCTTGCTCCTGATGCTTTTGGGCTTCTTGCGCTTGGGTGGCTTGGTGCGCTTCATCCCTTATCCGATTATCGTGGGCTTTACGGCGGGTATTGCGGTGACCATCTTCACGACGCAGATCGCTGACCTCTTCGGGCTACAGATCGAGTCAATGCCGGGAGACTTCATCGGCAAGTGGCAGGTGCTGATTGCGAACTTTGCTACGGGGTCGTGTATTCCCTTTGCTTTTGCAGTCTGTACGATATTGATCATCTGGCTACTGCCTAAGGTTAATGCAAAGATCCCTAGCACGCTGGTGGCTCTGGTGCTGCTCACGCTGGTTAGCTTTGGGCTCCAGCAGCTGGGCTACCTTAGACCGGAGAATATTGGGGACAACTATACGATAGAGCGTGCACTGCCTACCTTTGTGATGCCGACGATCACGGTGGAGCGTATCGTGACGCTCTTTCCCTCTGCTCTAACGATCATGCTACTGGGCGCTATGGAGAGCCTCCTCTCGGCCTCGGTGGCGGATGGGGTGATCGGGTCTAAGCACAATCCTGACAGTGAATTGATCGGTCAGGGCGTAGCTAATGTGGTGGTGCCTTTCTTCGGAGGGATCCCGGTGACGGGGGCTATCGCTCGTACGATGACCAATATCAATAGCGGTGGACGGACTCCTATGGCGGGAATCATCCATGCGGTGGTGCTCCTGCTGATCATGCTCCTGCTCTCGCCTCTGACGGCGCATATACCGATGGCGGTGCTGGCGGGTGTGCTGGTGGTGGTCTCCTATAATATGAGTGGCTGGCGATCGTTTGTCTCGATCTTTAAGGGCCCACGAGGGGATACGGTTATCCTCCTGGTGACCTTCCTACTGACGGTGATGACCGATCTGACAGTGGCGATCGGGGTGGGCATGCTGCTGGCGATAGCTCTGCTCTTCCGTCGCATCCTCGATGTGAGCTCTGTCGAGCAGATCGGGGTGGGCGAGATCACGGACGAGCCTCTGGCTGAGGAGCATCTGGAGTTACCCTCAGGAGTGGAGGTCTATGAGGTAGAAGGACCGTTTTTCTTCGGTATTGCCAATAAGTTTGAGGAGGTGATGGTGACGGTTCACGATCACCCAGAGGTGCGCATCATCCGTATGCGTCGTGTGCCTTTTATCGATAGTACCGGGCTCTACAACCTGCAGATGGTCTTGGAGCGACAGCGCAAGCGTGGCGTGCACGTCATCTTGAGTGGTGTGCGTCCTGCGGTCTATACGCATCTGGAGCAGACAGGTATCATCGATCAGCTGGGACCGGAGAATGTGCTGCCGACCTTTGCCGAGGCGCAGGAGCGTGCCTGGGCGCTTTACGAGCAAATCAGTGCGACAGCGGCTAAATATCAGAAATAGTATTAACTTTGGAGCATAACTCAAAGACATTGCTATGATGAAAGAACGACTGACACAGCTAATCCTTAGCACGATCCTACTAGCACTAAGCTCATTTGGGCTAGCTGCTCAGGAGGTTGTGGTGCCTGGAGAGCCTGAGCCTCCGACGCCCGAAAAGCGCAACGAAGTACGACTGAACCTTTACGCTCCAGTAGTACACAAAACTTTATCTTTGGAGTACGAGCGTGCGGTGGCGCAAGATGTGGGTGTGGGAGCTATGGCGAGTGCTTACTTTAGCAGTAATCGCTTTAACGTGATCTTCTTTCCTACGGTGGGCGTGATGCCTTATGGTCGCTGGTACTTTGGTGGTCGTTGGTTTTCTATGACAAAGCCTAATGCAGGCTTTTTTCTAGAGGCTAATAGCTCTCTAGCCTACAATGATAATCTAGCCAATGTACGAGATGATGAAGATGAGACGTACACTGAAGATCCCGAAAATCCACTTGAAGAGCGGAGCGGTGTCTCGTGGGGTATAGGTCTCGGAGCAGGTCTCAAGCTAGTCTCTCGAAACAACTGGAGCGGAGAGATAAGCCTGCGTCTAGGTCGTAATCTTGTGAAGGTGTGTGACTGGAACATCGCCTACATATACCCCGCGATCTCTGTGGGGTACCGCTTCTAGTAATGTTGAGATAGAACTCAAAAGAGTACGATGATGTCGCGACTACGGACGAAACTAACGCTCTTGACGATCATTCTGACACTAGGC is part of the Porphyromonas asaccharolytica DSM 20707 genome and harbors:
- a CDS encoding SulP family inorganic anion transporter, which encodes MSIMKGLVPEFFLSLRGYSRQNFVKDLTAGIIVGVVALPLAIAFGIASGVSPTEGLLTAIIGGFLVSLLGGSKVQIGGPTGAFIVIVYGIIQQHGLDGLAIATIMAGLLLMLLGFLRLGGLVRFIPYPIIVGFTAGIAVTIFTTQIADLFGLQIESMPGDFIGKWQVLIANFATGSCIPFAFAVCTILIIWLLPKVNAKIPSTLVALVLLTLVSFGLQQLGYLRPENIGDNYTIERALPTFVMPTITVERIVTLFPSALTIMLLGAMESLLSASVADGVIGSKHNPDSELIGQGVANVVVPFFGGIPVTGAIARTMTNINSGGRTPMAGIIHAVVLLLIMLLLSPLTAHIPMAVLAGVLVVVSYNMSGWRSFVSIFKGPRGDTVILLVTFLLTVMTDLTVAIGVGMLLAIALLFRRILDVSSVEQIGVGEITDEPLAEEHLELPSGVEVYEVEGPFFFGIANKFEEVMVTVHDHPEVRIIRMRRVPFIDSTGLYNLQMVLERQRKRGVHVILSGVRPAVYTHLEQTGIIDQLGPENVLPTFAEAQERAWALYEQISATAAKYQK